The proteins below are encoded in one region of Nilaparvata lugens isolate BPH chromosome X, ASM1435652v1, whole genome shotgun sequence:
- the LOC120354493 gene encoding uncharacterized protein LOC120354493 produces the protein MRAQPQQPIMSDLPHFRVNASSVFVHVGVDFAGPFNTKCSSLKKPRVYKGYLALFICLAVKAVHLEYVSELTTESFLAAFDRFASRRGLPSHVYSDNGLNFVGAANKLSDISKFLADSKTDIFNALVQREVTWHFNSPSTPNFGGIWEANIKSAKTLLKIQIGDNPMTMEEYFTVFSRIESIMNSRPLLERSQDPNETSLLLTPGHFLIGRPLLQAVEIPLDTTTHVRQRWTHLRRIVQTFWNRWSTEYLHTLMQRNKWKTPSEPLKVGHIVLIKNTSTAPTLWPLGIVEQIFPGQDQVVRVALIRTACGHLTRPLTNL, from the coding sequence ATGCGAGCTCAACCTCAGCAGCCAATCATGTCGGATCTTCCCCATTTTCGTGTGAACGCCTCATCTGTATTCGTCCATGTAGGAGTTGACTTCGCTGGCCCCTTCAATACAAAGTGCAGCTCACTCAAGAAACCGAGAGTGTATAAGGGCTATCTTGCATTGTTCATATGCTTAGCGGTGAAAGCTGTTCATTTGGAATATGTATCGGAGCTGACCACTGAATCGTTTCTTGCCGCTTTCGATAGATTCGCATCCCGTAGAGGCCTACCTTCTCACGTATACTCTGACAACGGATTGAACTTCGTTGGAGCTGctaataaattatcagatatCTCGAAATTCTTGGCTGACAGTAAGACTGACATTTTTAATGCTCTTGTACAACGTGAAGTAACCTGGCACTTCAATTCACCTAGCACACCCAATTTCGGCGGTATTTGGGAAGCAAATATTAAATCAGCGAAAACactgttgaaaattcaaattggtGATAATCCAATGACAATGGAGGAGTATTTCACAGTGTTCTCTCgtattgaatcaattatgaaTAGTCGTCCTCTATTGGAGCGTTCACAGGACCCCAACGAGACTTCACTTCTGCTGACACCCGGTCACTTTCTTATCGGCCGACCGTTGCTACAAGCTGTGGAGATCCCGCTGGATACTACCACCCACGTACGGCAGCGATGGACTCATCTACGCCGAATTGTGCAGACGTTTTGGAATCGATGGAGTACAGAATATCTACATACGCTTATGCAGCGAAACAAGTGGAAGACCCCCTCAGAACCCTTGAAAGTGGGTCACATAGTGCTTATCAAGAATACGAGTACCGCGCCCACATTGTGGCCTCTAGGCATAGTCGAACAAATATTTCCCGGACAAGACCAAGTAGTAAGAGTGGCATTGATTCGCACCGCCTGCGGCCACCTCACGCGACCTCTTACAAACCTGTAA